A DNA window from Vanacampus margaritifer isolate UIUO_Vmar chromosome 19, RoL_Vmar_1.0, whole genome shotgun sequence contains the following coding sequences:
- the l3hypdh gene encoding trans-L-3-hydroxyproline dehydratase, whose translation MDVQLPPHEGAKVSVVDMHTGGEPLRIIVSGYPEVKGHTLLSKRRYVRQHLDHLRRALMLEPRGHYDMYGAVLVASELPDAHLGVLFMHNEGYSTMCGHAVIALGRFAVDYGLVKELRSPETPVNIHCPCGLVRAFVEYANGKTGAVRFLSVPAFVFATDVKVAVEGFGDVTVDISYGGAFYAFVDAQRFGLDVSKSRTRDLVDAATAVTNAVKAQVKLQHPVSADLAFLYGTILTDGKDQFSRDATANVCVFADAQVDRSPTGSGVTARVALQYHKGHIQLKQPRTFQSGATGSQFTGTAVEESSCGDLPAVVVEVAGRAFYTGTARFVQEADDGLKDGFLLK comes from the exons ATGGACGTGCAGCTCCCGCCTCATGAGGGCGCCAAGGTGTCGGTGGTGGACATGCACACGGGCGGCGAGCCCCTCCGCATCATCGTGAGCGGCTACCCGGAGGTCAAAGGCCACACCCTGCTGTCCAAGCGACGTTACGTGCGCCAACACCTGGACCACCTGCGCCGGGCGCTGATGCTGGAGCCGCGCGGCCACTACGACATGTACGGCGCCGTGCTGGTGGCCAGCGAGCTGCCCGACGCCCACCTGGGTGTCCTGTTCATGCATAACGAGGGCTACAGCACCATGTGCGGCCACGCCGTCATAGCCCTGGGGCGCTTCGCCGTCGACTACGGCCTGGTCAAAGAGCTGCGTTCGCCCGAGACGCCCGTCAACATCCACTGCCCGTGCGGGCTGGTCCGGGCCTTCGTGGAGTACGCCAATGGCAAGACGGGCGCCGTCAGGTTCCTCAGTGTGCCGGCGTTTGTCTTCGCCACGG ACGTGAAGGTGGCGGTGGAAGGTTTTGGCGACGTGACGGTGGACATCAGCTACGGTGGAGCCTTTTACGCCTTTGTGGACGCGCAGCGCTTCGGTCTGGATGTGAGCAAGTCCCGGACCCGAGATTTGGTGGACGCCGCCACGGCCGTCACCAACGCCGTCAAAGCGCAG GTGAAGCTGCAGCACCCGGTGAGCGCCGACCTGGCCTTCCTGTACGGCACCATCCTCACCGACGGCAAAGATCAATTCTCCCGCGACGCCACCGCCAACGTTTGCGTGTTCGCCGACGCTCAG GTGGACCGCAGCCCCACCGGATCCGGCGTGACGGCGCGAGTGGCCCTCCAGTACCACAAAGGTCACATCCAGTTGAAGCAGCCCAGGACCTTCCAGAGCGGGGCCACGGGGTCGCAGTTCACCGGAACGGCTGTGGAG GAGAGCTCGTGTGGCGACTTGCCGGCGGTGGTGGTGGAGGTGGCGGGCAGGGCCTTCTACACGGGAACGGCGCGCTTCGTGCAGGAGGCGGACGACGGGCTGAAAGACGGCTTCCTGCTCAAGTGA